A window of Candidatus Methylomirabilota bacterium genomic DNA:
TCTTAGTGGACCTGCGCAATGTCTATGAACCGGAGCGCGTGCGTATGTTGGGGTTCACGTATTGCGGGATCGGACGGTAACTCAAAAATGTCATGGGGTTGAGAACTGCGCTCGGACTGCTCCTTTTGGGATTTTGTGTGCGATCTTGTGAGATCCTACGAAATTTTTTGTGCTTGACCTTGGGTGTTGCGTTTTAGTACACTGTGCCGCCACGGGTGATGCGAAAGCGCGTCAGACCCAAGCTGTTTGTTTACTAGCTGTCTCTTGCCTAGAAAATATCTATCGAGTCCATTGCGTCTGTTACGTCCGGGGGTCCCGGAGAGTCATGACTATGGTTGGGGTGAGATCGAGTGAAAGCCGGCAATCTAACTATATTCGAGAGAGCCGATAGATGAGGGTCGCAGTCCTGAAGGAGATCGAGGTTGGAGAAAAGCGCATCGCGATCGTCCCGGAAACGGTCAAGCGATTGGTCAAGAAAGGGATCGAGGTGTGCGTCGAGTCCGGCGCCGGTGAAGGATCGTGCTTCCGGGATGGGGAGTATGAGGAGGCCGGCGCCGTAATAGAGCCCTCGGCGGAAGCGCTGCTTGCCGCCACCGATGTGATCATCAAGGTTCAGCGCCCTACCCCGGCGGAATTACTGAAGATTCGCGAAGGCACGACGATCATCAGCTTTCTGTATCCGCTGGTCAATCCGGACCTCGTTCAAACCCTTGCCGGCCGTAAGATCACCGCAATTGCGGTAGACAGCATCCCTCGGACTACGCTGGCCCAGATGATGGACGTCCTCAGCTCACAGGCGACGATCGCGGGTTACTATGCGGTGATCATGTCTGCGTATGCGCTTCCGAAATTCTTTCCGATGCTGATGACCGCAGCGGGTACGATTGCGCCGGCAAAGGTGCTGATCCTGGGCGCCGGCGTCGCCGGCCTGCAGGCCATCGCCACCGCAAAGCGGCTCGGCGCCGCGGTGGAGGCGTTCGATACACGAAAGGTGGTAAGGCAGCAGGTAGAAAGTCTGGGGGCGCGGTTCGTTGAGGTGGACATAGCCGAAGATGCTCAGACAGCCAGCGGGTACGCAAAGGAGCTCTCTGAAGAATACAAACGGCGACAGACCGAGCTTATACACCGGCACATCGCCAAATCTGATGTCTGCATCACGACAGCGCTTGTCCCAGGCCAGCGCGCTCCGATCCTGATCACAGAAGAGATGGTCCAGGCCATGAGGCCTGGGTCGGTGATCGTGGATCTTGCGGCGGAGCAGGGGGGCAACTGTGCCCTGACCGAGCCCGGCAATGAAGTGGTGAACCATGGGGTGACGATCATCGGCCGCTTGAATCTTCCGAGCCGCTTGGCGGTCCACGCGAGCCAGATGTACTCGCGTAATATGGAGAAGCTCCTTCTGCACCTGATGGGCGACGGCGGGCTGAAGCTCAATCTCCAGGACGAGATCACCCAAGGATGTGTGATTACTCTGGGGGGAGAGATTGTGCACCCGAAGGTCAAGGAACTACTGTCCCGGAAAGGGGAACCCCATGCAAACTGAGATCCTGTTTGGCCTCTACATCTTCATGCTGGCCGCGTTTCTTGGATTGCAGGTCATCTCAAAGGTCCCGCCGCTGCTTCACACGCCCCTGATGTCTGCGACGAACGCGATCTCCGGTATTTCGCTGGTCGGCTCGCTGGTGGCGGCTGGAGCCCATTACAATCCGGTGAGCACGGCTCTGGGATTCATCGCGGTTACCGCTGCCACGATTAATGTGGTCGGCGGATTCATGATTACGGATCGGATGCTGAAGATGTTCAAGAAGAAGGAAGGGAAGAAGTCGTGAGCGCCGCGCTGATACAGCTTACATACTTCATCGCATCCGCGCTGTTTATTCTGGGGTTGAAGGCCCTGGGCTCTCCGGAAACAGCCCGGCGAGGCAATCTCTTCGCCGCAGCGGGGATGTTTCTGGCCATCGTGGGGACGCTTGTTCACCGGGATATCGTCAGTTACGAATGGATTATCATCGGGATGATCATCGGATCGGCGATCGGGGGCGCCATGGCGATTTTCATGCCGATGACGGCGATGCCCGAGCGGATTGCGCTCTCCCACGCATTCGGAGGATTGGCCGCTGCGTTTGTCGGGGTATCCGAATATTATCGCCATGGCGCAGAGATGGAACTCATCCATACTGTGCCTGTCGGGTTTGAGGTCATCTTCGGGGCTTTGACCTTTACGGGTAGTCTGATGGCCTTCGGGAAGCTGTCCGGGTGGGTCACCCAGGTTCCAGTGACATATAAGTTTCAGAATCAATCAAATCTCTCCCTCTTTGGGATCGTGCTGGCGCTGTACATTGCGTGGCTGTTTACTCCGGCGTATCCAGTTTTATTCTACATCATGCTGGGGCTGGCCTTCCTGATTGGCGTGCTCATGGTGCTTCCCATCGGTGGGGCGGATATGCCGGTTGTCATCTGCCTGCTCAACTCGTATGCCGGCCTGGCTGCGTCGGCCACAGGATTCGTCCTGTCGAACAACATCTTGATTATTGCCGGCTCTCTTGATGGAGCCTCGGGCTTCATCCTATCGATTATGATGAGCAAGGCCATGAACCGTTCTTTCGCGAATGTGCTCTTCGGGGCCTTCGGCTCGGTGGCTGAGACGACTCCTGGGGCCGCGACGTCTGCCGTCGGGAGTGTCAATGAGGGGACGATCGACGATGCGGTGACCGTCCTGCGAAACGCGCAACGGGTCATCGTCGTTCCGGGCTACGGAATGGCGGTATCCCAGGCCCAGCACGCTTTGCGGGAGTTAGCCGACCTGCTGGACTCGGACGGTACCACGGTGAAATACGCGATCCACCCGGTTGCGGGCCGCATGCCGGGCCATATGAATGTTCTCCTGGCCGAGGCCAACGTTCCGTATGACCAGATCTTCGATCTTGAAGATATCAATGACGAGTTTTCCAAGACGGATGCGGTGATTGTCATCGGCGCGAACGACGTCGTTAATCCTGCCGCGAAGACCAACCCGTCAAGTCCGATCTACGGTATGCCGGTCCTCAATGTGGAGGAGGCGCGTACGGTCATCGTGCTCAAGCGTAGCATGAGTGCGGGCTTTGCAGGCATCGACAATGAGCTCTTCGGGCTGCCCAATACCATGATGGTATTCGGTGATGCGAAGCAGACGCTCACAAAGATGGTGCAGGCGCTGAAGAGTTAGGGCGTAAGAAACCTTCGCAGCAGATGACCGGATCCTGCGCGCATACCCCTCCCGGGATGAGACAGTACCCGTACTCCACATAATCTGCTGTTGTATGCTCCCGCCTCAGCAGAAAGAGGAATCGGTGGATATCCTGATCGCAGGAGTCAGCGCGCGCGGCCTGGCGGAGTCAGCGGTTCGGAGCGGACTGGAGCATCGGATCGTTGCGATCGACTATTTCGGAGATTTCGATCTGGGGCTGCTGTGCCCGCATCGTTCGATCAAGAGGGACTTGAACCTTCCGTATGACACCCGCCATCTGATCACGGCATCCTCAGGACTGTCATTTGATGCCCTTGTCTATGTTGCGAATCTGGAAAACCATCCATCAGTGATCGAGGCGGTGGCGAGCGGGAAGCCGATCCTGGGTAACAGCCCCGCCGTCCTGGCGCCGGTGAGACACCCTGCTCGATTCTTCGGGTTCCTTGCGCAAGCCGGCATCCCTGCGCCTGAGATCGCCTTTGACTCTAAGCCTCTCAATTTCGATTCCGACACCATCTGGCTATGCAAACCGCTGCGAAGCGGAGGTGGGCACGGGATCGCTCCTTACCTACCCGGAAGTCACCTTGGGGTTGATTGTTTTCTGCAAGAGTACCTGGACGGCCTGCCATGCGGCGCGGTGTTCGCTGCGAATGGCAGGGATGCATGTCTGTTGGGTATCTCCGAACAGCTTATTGGCAGAAATGAGTTCGGAGCGGACGGCTTTCGCTACTGCGGGAGTATTCTCGGACCCATCGGGGCAGGGCAGGCCGAATGGGGCGACCTCGTGGAGAGCATACGACTGATTGTTCGCGCCATCACCCGAGAGTTTCATCTTGTGGGCGTCAACGGGATTGATTTCATCCTGAAGGGCAAGACCGTCTATCCGATTGAGGTCAATCCCCGCTACACCGCCTCGATGGAGCTGGTCGAATGGGCCTATAGCCTGAATATCTTTAAGACACATCTCGACGCCTGCCAGGGCAAACTCCCCGACTTTGACCTCCTGGCCCATCCCGGCGCGGGCTACTTGGGTAAAGCTATTTCCTTCGCTGTTCAGACGCTGGTCTTCCATGATCCACGGTGGTGGTTCGATCGGGGCGCTCGAGATCTGCCGCTTGACGGGGAACAGATCGGACAGGGGAAGCCGGTCTGCACGCTCTTCTCACGCGGACAAAGCCGGTTGGAGTGCTATAATCGGCTCGCGCGCACCGCCGCCGAGGTGGAACGGACATGCCTGCAGGCTACGACGTTGATATGACAAAAAATGTGACCCGCGATATACGTCTTTTTGCGTCATCGGCTACGCGCCGCCTTCTCACTCAGGACGGCCCGTTTCACGTGGAGGGCGGAGAGGTGTGGATCGAAAACCTTTCATGCCGGGAGCTTGTGAAACCGCTCGGCACGCCGCTCCTGGTCTATTCGGCAGCGCGCTTGCGCGATAACATTGCGGAGGTGACAGCCGCTGCCAATACGTCCGCTTGGCCGGTCCGCATCCACTTCGCCCTGAAGGCATGCTATCTGGCGGGAGTCGTATCACTTCTCCAGAAGGGCGGGTTGAATGTCGAGGTCATGTCGGAATATGAGTACCTGCTGGCCAGGCGGATCGGCTTTTCCCCGGCTCAGGTCGTCGTGAACGGTCCGGCCAAGCGATCGGAATTCCTGGAGCGCGCTGTCACCGATGGCGTGTCGCTCATCAATGTCGAGTCGCTGTCAGAGATCGCGTTTCTCCAGAGCCTGGGCCGACGACTTGGGAAGACGATTGAGGTGGGCATCAGGATCAACCCTCTCCTGTCACGGCGCCACCGTGGACCATTCACCCCTCCTGGATCAAAGTTTGGCTTTGACGTGCCCGGCGGCGAGGCGGCAGGCGCGGTGCGAAGAATCGTCGCATCGCGTTCCCTCTCTCTTCGGGCGGTGCATTGCCACAGCTATACCAGGCAATACAGGCCCGATGCGCATCGGGCCTGCGTGGCCGCAGTGGTGAAGTTTCTTCGGCGGCTGGAGGCCGACCTGGGGATCCGGATCCCCGTTCTCGATTTCGGGGGCGGATTTGGCAGTCGCTATCTCATGGAGGCTCAGGGACAGACATTCCAACATTTCATTCGCGAGATGCTGGATCCGCTTCGCG
This region includes:
- a CDS encoding Re/Si-specific NAD(P)(+) transhydrogenase subunit alpha, whose product is MRVAVLKEIEVGEKRIAIVPETVKRLVKKGIEVCVESGAGEGSCFRDGEYEEAGAVIEPSAEALLAATDVIIKVQRPTPAELLKIREGTTIISFLYPLVNPDLVQTLAGRKITAIAVDSIPRTTLAQMMDVLSSQATIAGYYAVIMSAYALPKFFPMLMTAAGTIAPAKVLILGAGVAGLQAIATAKRLGAAVEAFDTRKVVRQQVESLGARFVEVDIAEDAQTASGYAKELSEEYKRRQTELIHRHIAKSDVCITTALVPGQRAPILITEEMVQAMRPGSVIVDLAAEQGGNCALTEPGNEVVNHGVTIIGRLNLPSRLAVHASQMYSRNMEKLLLHLMGDGGLKLNLQDEITQGCVITLGGEIVHPKVKELLSRKGEPHAN
- a CDS encoding ATP-grasp domain-containing protein yields the protein MDILIAGVSARGLAESAVRSGLEHRIVAIDYFGDFDLGLLCPHRSIKRDLNLPYDTRHLITASSGLSFDALVYVANLENHPSVIEAVASGKPILGNSPAVLAPVRHPARFFGFLAQAGIPAPEIAFDSKPLNFDSDTIWLCKPLRSGGGHGIAPYLPGSHLGVDCFLQEYLDGLPCGAVFAANGRDACLLGISEQLIGRNEFGADGFRYCGSILGPIGAGQAEWGDLVESIRLIVRAITREFHLVGVNGIDFILKGKTVYPIEVNPRYTASMELVEWAYSLNIFKTHLDACQGKLPDFDLLAHPGAGYLGKAISFAVQTLVFHDPRWWFDRGARDLPLDGEQIGQGKPVCTLFSRGQSRLECYNRLARTAAEVERTCLQATTLI
- a CDS encoding NAD(P)(+) transhydrogenase (Re/Si-specific) subunit beta, which encodes MSAALIQLTYFIASALFILGLKALGSPETARRGNLFAAAGMFLAIVGTLVHRDIVSYEWIIIGMIIGSAIGGAMAIFMPMTAMPERIALSHAFGGLAAAFVGVSEYYRHGAEMELIHTVPVGFEVIFGALTFTGSLMAFGKLSGWVTQVPVTYKFQNQSNLSLFGIVLALYIAWLFTPAYPVLFYIMLGLAFLIGVLMVLPIGGADMPVVICLLNSYAGLAASATGFVLSNNILIIAGSLDGASGFILSIMMSKAMNRSFANVLFGAFGSVAETTPGAATSAVGSVNEGTIDDAVTVLRNAQRVIVVPGYGMAVSQAQHALRELADLLDSDGTTVKYAIHPVAGRMPGHMNVLLAEANVPYDQIFDLEDINDEFSKTDAVIVIGANDVVNPAAKTNPSSPIYGMPVLNVEEARTVIVLKRSMSAGFAGIDNELFGLPNTMMVFGDAKQTLTKMVQALKS
- a CDS encoding NAD(P) transhydrogenase subunit alpha, with the translated sequence MQTEILFGLYIFMLAAFLGLQVISKVPPLLHTPLMSATNAISGISLVGSLVAAGAHYNPVSTALGFIAVTAATINVVGGFMITDRMLKMFKKKEGKKS